The Deltaproteobacteria bacterium genome has a window encoding:
- a CDS encoding MarR family transcriptional regulator, which translates to MYLHLPRAAHRLKNVSANNKRPFFSTYTTSLWIRFLRFNLQSHKKLETDLEKLGLTPPQFYVLATIGYAGGLPFGEIGAKMMVTVSNLTGIVDRLEEKKLVQRKRDDKDRRVVHVIMTEKGAKLYKSTIPIFEKSIAEIFQRLEGPQQKELSTLLRKLNEPRSADSEKATRV; encoded by the coding sequence ATATATTTGCATTTACCCAGAGCTGCGCATAGATTGAAAAACGTGTCGGCAAATAACAAACGCCCGTTTTTTTCTACGTACACAACGAGCCTGTGGATACGATTCCTACGTTTTAACCTGCAGTCGCACAAGAAGCTCGAAACCGATCTTGAAAAGCTCGGTCTAACGCCGCCGCAGTTCTACGTGCTGGCGACCATCGGCTACGCCGGCGGACTGCCCTTCGGTGAGATCGGCGCCAAGATGATGGTTACGGTTAGCAACCTGACCGGCATTGTCGACCGCCTCGAAGAAAAAAAGTTAGTCCAGCGCAAGCGCGACGACAAAGACCGCCGCGTGGTCCACGTCATCATGACCGAGAAGGGCGCCAAGCTCTACAAGAGCACGATCCCGATCTTCGAGAAAAGCATCGCGGAAATCTTCCAGCGCCTCGAAGGCCCCCAGCAAAAAGAACTCTCAACGCTTCTGCGCAAATTGAACGAGCCGCGGTCGGCAGATTCGGAGAAAGCAACGCGAGTCTAG
- a CDS encoding extracellular solute-binding protein — protein MFMRLATILILVLFSFTASLVQAQKTPEDMIEEINRLPMTDRQRRLEDGAKKEREVIWYSTMNREDSLEIMRAFESDYPYLKVNFVTAGGPRTLNRITAEYRAGAYLYDATGYRATFLAPTRKAGIVMRYRTPLREFLRPGFVDQEGYFNATFTRAFMFIVNKNLVAAKDYPKSLANLLEPKWKGKLVMDNESYDLLAAMLDYYGESEGKRMAESLGKQEPSFRRGTTLVGQLVAAGEFPVMVDGSNHLAYDLKKKGAPIDYLFPEPFVPVMIPQAFWVAARPPHPHAAALFVDFMLSKKAQEIMANQGRWVSRKDVKYQVDPGTRKLQVVSQEKWGERTNELVQLYNKLIMREAR, from the coding sequence CGGAAGATATGATCGAGGAGATCAATCGCCTGCCGATGACCGACCGGCAGCGCCGACTCGAAGACGGCGCCAAGAAAGAACGCGAAGTCATCTGGTACTCGACGATGAACCGCGAGGACTCCCTGGAAATCATGCGGGCGTTTGAAAGCGACTATCCTTATTTGAAAGTGAACTTTGTCACCGCGGGTGGACCGCGGACGTTAAACCGCATCACGGCGGAATATCGCGCCGGCGCTTATCTATATGATGCCACCGGCTACCGCGCGACCTTTCTCGCGCCGACGCGCAAGGCCGGCATAGTGATGCGCTACCGCACGCCGCTGCGAGAGTTCCTGCGTCCCGGCTTCGTCGATCAGGAAGGTTACTTCAATGCGACGTTTACCCGCGCGTTTATGTTTATCGTCAACAAGAATCTGGTCGCCGCCAAAGATTATCCCAAGTCGCTTGCCAACCTGCTCGAGCCCAAGTGGAAGGGCAAACTGGTCATGGACAATGAGTCCTACGATTTGCTTGCGGCCATGTTGGACTACTATGGCGAGAGCGAAGGCAAGCGCATGGCTGAAAGTTTAGGCAAACAGGAGCCGAGCTTTCGCCGCGGCACGACGCTCGTCGGCCAACTGGTCGCCGCCGGCGAATTTCCCGTGATGGTCGATGGCTCCAATCACCTGGCCTACGATCTCAAGAAGAAAGGCGCGCCCATCGATTATTTATTTCCCGAGCCCTTCGTGCCGGTGATGATTCCCCAGGCGTTTTGGGTCGCCGCTCGCCCACCGCACCCACACGCAGCGGCGTTGTTCGTCGATTTCATGCTCTCGAAGAAAGCCCAAGAGATCATGGCCAACCAGGGTCGTTGGGTGAGCCGCAAGGACGTCAAGTACCAAGTCGACCCTGGCACGCGAAAGCTGCAGGTCGTTTCACAAGAGAAATGGGGCGAGCGCACCAACGAATTGGTCCAGCTCTACAACAAGTTGATCATGCGCGAAGCGCGGTGA